The Micromonospora sp. WMMD961 genome has a segment encoding these proteins:
- a CDS encoding iron ABC transporter permease: MRKRWLVAGVFAVLVALVAGVSLGPVSLPAGSVAAELLNLIPGVRLDSGLSEREIAIVTELRLPRVVLALLVGGLLALAGGCYQGVFRNPLADPYLLGVAAGAGLAVTAVIALGGAGREGAISGLPMTIPLAAFAGSLLAVAMTYVLGAGGGRSNSPAMLILAGVAVSAFLSAGQTYLLQKHADSIQPVYSWLLGRLATAGWHDVLLVLPYAALTTVVVLLHRRELDVLAVGDDEAKSLGLHPQRTRYLLIAAASLGTAAAVSATGLIGFVGIIVPHTVRLLAGSSYRVILPLSLLFGGAFLALTDVVARTAAAPTEVPIGVVTALLGGPFFVIVLRTARRVLT; encoded by the coding sequence ATGCGCAAGCGTTGGCTGGTCGCCGGGGTGTTCGCGGTGCTCGTCGCGCTCGTCGCCGGTGTGTCGCTCGGCCCGGTCAGCCTGCCCGCCGGCAGCGTCGCCGCCGAGCTGCTCAACCTGATCCCGGGCGTCCGCCTCGACAGCGGGCTGTCCGAGCGGGAGATCGCGATCGTCACCGAGTTGCGACTGCCCCGGGTCGTACTGGCCCTGCTCGTCGGCGGCCTGCTCGCCCTCGCCGGCGGCTGCTACCAGGGCGTGTTCCGCAACCCGCTCGCCGACCCGTACCTCCTGGGAGTGGCTGCCGGTGCCGGCCTCGCGGTCACGGCGGTGATCGCCCTCGGCGGCGCCGGCCGGGAGGGCGCGATCTCCGGGCTGCCGATGACCATCCCGTTGGCCGCGTTCGCCGGTTCGCTGCTCGCCGTGGCGATGACCTACGTTCTCGGCGCGGGCGGAGGGCGCAGCAACTCACCGGCGATGCTGATCCTGGCCGGGGTGGCGGTCTCCGCGTTCCTCTCCGCCGGGCAGACGTACCTGCTGCAGAAGCACGCCGACAGCATCCAGCCGGTCTACTCCTGGCTACTCGGTCGGCTCGCCACCGCCGGCTGGCACGACGTGCTGCTGGTGCTGCCGTACGCCGCGCTGACCACGGTGGTGGTGCTGCTGCACCGCCGCGAGCTGGACGTCCTGGCGGTGGGCGACGACGAGGCGAAGAGTCTGGGCCTGCACCCGCAGCGCACCCGTTACCTGTTGATCGCCGCCGCCTCCCTGGGTACCGCGGCGGCGGTCTCCGCGACCGGCCTGATCGGTTTCGTCGGCATCATCGTGCCGCACACCGTCCGGCTGCTCGCCGGGTCGAGCTACCGGGTGATCCTGCCGCTGTCACTGCTGTTCGGCGGAGCGTTCCTGGCCCTGACCGACGTGGTGGCCCGCACCGCCGCCGCTCCGACCGAGGTGCCGATCGGAGTGGTGACCGCCCTGCTGGGCGGCCCGTTCTTCGTGATCGTGCTGCGTACCGCCCGGCGGGTGCTCACGTGA
- the mqnE gene encoding aminofutalosine synthase MqnE, whose amino-acid sequence MDAGLKRELEAKVYAGERLTREDGVALYESDDLTWLGRLAHHKRTELNGERVMFNVNRHLNLTNVCSASCAYCSFQRKPGEKDAYTMRIDEAVRKAKEMEDEQLTELHIVNGLHPTLPWRYYPKVLRELKAALPNVKLKCFTATEVQWFEKISGLSADEILDELMDAGLESLTGGGAEIFDWEVRQHIVDHACHWEDWSRIHALAHRKGMKTPATMLYGHIEEPRHRVDHVLRLRELQDETGGFAVFIPLRYQHDFVDSADGKIRNRIQARTTMASPAESLKTFAVSRLLFDNVPHLKNFWVMHGLSVAQLSLNFGVDDLDGSVVEYKITHDADSYGTPNTMHREDLLHLIWDAGFQPVERDTRYNVVREYDKAPSLAQRRAEPQQVWA is encoded by the coding sequence ATGGACGCCGGACTCAAGCGTGAGCTCGAAGCGAAGGTGTACGCCGGTGAGCGGCTGACCCGGGAGGACGGGGTCGCCCTCTACGAGAGCGACGACCTGACCTGGTTGGGACGGCTGGCGCACCACAAGCGCACCGAGCTGAACGGTGAGCGGGTGATGTTCAACGTCAATCGGCACCTCAATCTGACCAACGTCTGCTCGGCGTCCTGTGCGTACTGCTCGTTCCAGCGCAAGCCGGGCGAGAAGGACGCGTACACGATGCGCATCGACGAGGCGGTCCGCAAGGCCAAGGAGATGGAGGACGAGCAGCTCACCGAGCTGCACATCGTCAACGGTCTGCACCCGACGCTGCCCTGGCGTTACTACCCCAAGGTGCTGCGCGAGCTGAAGGCGGCGCTGCCGAACGTCAAGCTCAAGTGCTTCACGGCGACCGAGGTGCAGTGGTTCGAGAAGATCAGCGGCCTGAGCGCCGACGAGATCCTCGACGAGCTGATGGACGCCGGGCTGGAGTCGCTGACCGGCGGTGGCGCGGAGATCTTCGACTGGGAGGTCCGGCAGCACATCGTCGACCACGCCTGCCACTGGGAGGACTGGTCGCGCATCCACGCCCTGGCGCACCGCAAGGGCATGAAGACCCCGGCGACCATGCTGTACGGCCACATCGAGGAGCCTCGGCACCGGGTCGACCACGTGCTGCGGCTGCGGGAGCTGCAGGACGAGACCGGCGGCTTCGCGGTCTTCATTCCGCTGCGCTACCAGCACGACTTCGTCGACTCGGCGGACGGCAAGATCCGTAACCGGATCCAGGCGCGCACCACGATGGCGTCGCCGGCCGAGTCGCTGAAGACGTTCGCCGTCTCCCGGCTGCTCTTCGACAACGTGCCGCACCTGAAGAACTTCTGGGTGATGCACGGGCTGTCGGTTGCCCAGCTCTCGCTCAACTTCGGCGTGGACGACCTGGACGGCTCGGTCGTCGAATACAAGATCACCCACGACGCCGACTCGTACGGCACCCCGAACACCATGCACCGCGAGGACCTGCTGCACCTGATCTGGGACGCCGGTTTCCAGCCGGTCGAGCGGGACACCCGCTACAACGTGGTCCGGGAGTACGACAAGGCCCCCTCGCTGGCGCAGCGGCGCGCCGAGCCGCAGCAGGTCTGGGCCTGA
- a CDS encoding M14 family zinc carboxypeptidase, with the protein MALRPPHPLRRVLMLAVVVGLGIAAVATAPVAAQPAPDRAAEPVAAGYRVLGPRTFADRDAVARTGAAIDYSEHGVLHISATAGEAAKITKLGFRLEPLAPPPNAERGAGEVGTLAFPPADSNYHDYAELTAVVNQVVADHPAIARKISIGTSYEGRDLMAVKISDNVGTDESEPEILFNSQQHAREHLTVEMAIYLLNLFTDSYGSDSRITNIVNSREIWIVPSVNPDGSEYDIATGSYRSWRKNRQPNSGSSNVGTDLNRNWSYQWGCCGGSSGSTSSETYRGPSAFSAPETQALRNFVNSRVVGGAQQIKANIDFHTYSQLVLWPFGYTTANNPSGMSADQYNTFATIGQQMAATNSYTPEQSSDLYVADGTSIDWMWATHGIWAYTFEMYPGSSGGGGFYPPDEVIPAQTSRNREAVLMLSEYADCPYRAIGKQAQYCGGGGGTTVWSDTFETATGWTINPSGTDTATLGAFERGAAQATTSSGAKQLTPYAGSNDLVTGRLAGSGAGDYDVDGGVTSARSPAVTLPSSGTLTLSLAWYLAHGSNASSADYLRVSVVHNGGTTALLTQAGAATNRNGSWAVANLNLSPYAGQSVRILVEAADASGASLVEAAVDNVTITSS; encoded by the coding sequence ATGGCCCTCCGCCCACCTCACCCTCTCCGTCGCGTCCTGATGCTCGCCGTCGTCGTCGGGCTCGGGATCGCCGCCGTCGCCACCGCGCCAGTCGCCGCTCAGCCGGCACCCGACCGGGCCGCCGAACCGGTCGCCGCCGGCTACCGGGTCCTCGGGCCCCGCACCTTCGCCGACCGCGACGCGGTGGCCCGCACCGGCGCCGCCATCGACTACTCCGAGCACGGCGTGCTGCACATCTCGGCGACCGCCGGCGAGGCCGCCAAGATCACCAAGCTCGGCTTCCGGCTGGAGCCGCTCGCCCCGCCGCCCAACGCCGAGCGCGGTGCCGGCGAGGTCGGCACGCTGGCCTTCCCGCCCGCCGACTCCAACTACCACGACTACGCGGAGTTGACCGCCGTCGTGAACCAGGTCGTCGCCGACCATCCGGCGATCGCCCGCAAGATCAGCATTGGCACGTCGTACGAGGGCCGCGACCTGATGGCGGTGAAGATCTCCGACAACGTCGGCACCGACGAGAGTGAGCCGGAGATCCTGTTCAACTCCCAACAGCACGCCCGCGAGCACCTGACCGTCGAGATGGCCATCTACCTGCTCAACCTCTTCACCGACAGCTACGGCAGCGACTCCCGGATCACCAACATCGTCAACAGCCGGGAGATCTGGATCGTGCCGTCGGTCAACCCGGACGGCAGCGAGTACGACATCGCCACCGGCTCGTACCGGTCCTGGCGCAAGAACCGGCAGCCCAACAGCGGCTCGTCCAACGTGGGCACCGACCTGAACCGCAACTGGTCCTACCAGTGGGGCTGCTGCGGCGGCTCGTCCGGCAGCACCTCGTCGGAGACCTACCGCGGCCCGTCGGCCTTCTCCGCACCGGAGACGCAGGCGCTGCGCAACTTCGTCAACAGCCGGGTCGTCGGTGGCGCCCAGCAGATCAAGGCGAACATCGACTTCCACACGTACTCGCAGCTGGTGCTCTGGCCCTTCGGCTACACCACCGCGAACAACCCGTCCGGGATGAGCGCGGACCAGTACAACACCTTCGCCACCATCGGCCAGCAGATGGCGGCCACCAACAGCTACACGCCGGAGCAGTCCAGCGACCTCTACGTCGCCGACGGCACCAGCATCGACTGGATGTGGGCCACCCACGGCATCTGGGCGTACACCTTCGAGATGTACCCCGGCTCGTCCGGCGGCGGTGGCTTCTACCCGCCGGACGAGGTGATCCCCGCGCAGACCTCGCGCAACCGGGAGGCGGTGTTGATGCTCAGCGAGTACGCCGACTGCCCGTACCGGGCGATCGGTAAGCAGGCGCAGTACTGCGGCGGTGGTGGTGGCACCACGGTCTGGTCGGACACCTTCGAGACGGCCACCGGCTGGACCATCAACCCGTCCGGCACCGACACCGCCACCCTCGGCGCATTCGAACGGGGTGCCGCCCAGGCGACCACGTCCTCCGGAGCCAAGCAGCTCACCCCGTACGCCGGATCGAACGACCTGGTCACCGGCCGGCTCGCCGGTTCGGGGGCCGGTGACTACGACGTCGACGGCGGAGTGACCAGCGCCCGGTCCCCGGCGGTGACGCTGCCGTCGTCCGGGACGCTGACGCTCTCGCTGGCCTGGTACCTGGCACACGGCTCGAACGCCTCGTCGGCGGACTACCTGCGGGTGAGCGTGGTGCACAACGGCGGCACCACCGCGCTGCTCACCCAGGCCGGCGCGGCAACGAACCGCAACGGGAGCTGGGCGGTGGCCAACCTCAACCTCAGCCCGTACGCCGGCCAGTCGGTGCGCATCCTGGTGGAGGCGGCGGACGCCTCCGGCGCCAGCCTGGTGGAGGCGGCTGTGGACAACGTCACCATCACGTCCTCCTGA
- a CDS encoding ABC transporter ATP-binding protein, whose translation MPAVEVRGLHVHLGGTPILAGVDLTVAVGEWVTVIGPNGAGKSTLLRAVGGLLPAPDAITLFGTPSTALRRRDRARVVATVAQSPVVPPGMSVLDYVLLGRTPYIPTLGRESTADLDAVHEVLGRLDLTAFHRRELATLSGGERQRVFLARALAQGATLLLLDEPTSALDIGHQQEVLELVDQLRREHGLTVLATMHDLSVAGEYADRMVMLASGQVVAAGTPSEVLTEHLLATHYRASVRVVPGAHGPLVVPVRPGPRGARGSGAEVDDGEEGALGVA comes from the coding sequence GTGCCGGCCGTCGAGGTGCGTGGGTTGCACGTCCACCTCGGCGGCACGCCGATCCTGGCCGGCGTCGACCTCACCGTCGCCGTGGGCGAATGGGTCACCGTGATCGGCCCGAACGGCGCCGGTAAGTCGACCCTGTTGCGCGCCGTCGGTGGCCTGCTGCCCGCGCCGGACGCGATCACCCTCTTCGGTACGCCGAGCACGGCGCTGCGCCGCCGGGACCGCGCCCGGGTGGTGGCCACGGTGGCACAGTCCCCGGTGGTGCCGCCCGGCATGTCGGTGCTGGACTACGTGCTGCTCGGTCGCACCCCGTACATCCCGACGTTGGGCCGGGAGTCGACCGCCGACCTCGACGCCGTGCACGAGGTGCTCGGGCGGCTGGACCTCACCGCCTTCCACCGTCGCGAGCTGGCCACCCTCTCCGGCGGCGAGCGGCAGCGGGTGTTCCTCGCCCGGGCGCTCGCCCAGGGCGCGACACTGCTGCTGCTCGACGAGCCGACCAGCGCACTCGACATCGGTCACCAGCAGGAGGTGCTGGAACTCGTCGACCAGCTACGCCGTGAGCACGGCCTGACCGTCCTCGCCACGATGCACGACCTCTCCGTGGCCGGCGAGTACGCCGACCGGATGGTGATGCTCGCCAGCGGCCAGGTGGTGGCCGCCGGGACTCCCTCCGAGGTGCTGACCGAACACCTGCTCGCCACCCACTACCGGGCCAGCGTCCGGGTGGTCCCCGGCGCGCACGGCCCCCTGGTGGTTCCCGTCCGGCCCGGCCCCCGCGGGGCTCGTGGGTCAGGGGCCGAGGTCGATGACGGAGAAGAGGGCGCCCTGGGGGTCGCGTAG
- a CDS encoding DUF4229 domain-containing protein, with protein sequence MSAALKYTLGRIGLFVAVLAGLWLIDMNVFLKLMLALVFSAALSFFLLRGWRDEMAGEMADATERRRAEKERLRSALAGEDQTPADPPTPPTPPTDPQR encoded by the coding sequence GTGAGCGCCGCGCTCAAGTACACGCTGGGCCGGATCGGGCTGTTCGTCGCCGTGCTGGCGGGCCTCTGGCTGATCGACATGAACGTGTTCCTGAAGCTGATGTTGGCGTTGGTCTTCTCCGCCGCGCTCTCCTTCTTCCTGCTGCGCGGCTGGCGGGACGAGATGGCCGGCGAGATGGCCGACGCGACCGAGCGCCGCCGCGCGGAGAAGGAACGCCTCCGCTCGGCCCTGGCCGGCGAAGACCAAACCCCCGCCGACCCACCCACCCCACCCACCCCACCCACCGACCCCCAGCGTTGA
- a CDS encoding C39 family peptidase yields MARSRLHAAALAGVTALTLLATAAPATAARPPAVGHDEQITFQDWSGPADWHRGHRSGTRVLPGARAGLTLARSAGTTEYADPHTGATRTWEYGTWTSPVTRIGFDATELIASWNAETPTGTWIQVEMQGSYTSGDQTPWYVLGRWASGDTDIKRTSVERQGDPWSTIWTDTFSIDDATAGVLLRSYQLKLTLYRAPGQSAAPVVRMLGAMSSTVPDRFTVPPSAGHIAWGRELPVPRYSQNVHAGHYPEYDGGGEAWCSPTSTEMVVEYWGRKPSAADTSWVDPTYPDPTVNHAARMTYDYAYDGAGNWPFNTAYAASFPGLEGRVTRLHSLDELERFIAAGIPVVTSQSFLASELDGANYGTSGHLFVVVGFTADGDVIVNDPASSSNDVVRNVYKRAQFEQIWLRTKRTNASGGTSGGSGGIAYLIKPLSKPWPKVQGSTNW; encoded by the coding sequence ATGGCCAGATCCCGCCTGCACGCGGCCGCCCTCGCCGGCGTCACCGCGCTCACCCTGCTCGCCACCGCCGCGCCCGCGACGGCGGCCCGCCCGCCCGCCGTCGGACACGACGAGCAGATCACCTTCCAGGACTGGTCCGGGCCCGCCGACTGGCACCGGGGCCACCGGTCCGGCACCCGCGTGCTGCCCGGTGCCCGAGCGGGCCTCACCCTGGCCCGCTCAGCCGGCACTACCGAGTACGCCGACCCGCACACCGGCGCCACCCGCACCTGGGAGTACGGCACCTGGACCTCACCGGTGACCCGGATCGGGTTCGACGCCACCGAGCTGATCGCCTCGTGGAACGCGGAAACCCCCACCGGCACCTGGATCCAGGTGGAGATGCAGGGCAGCTACACCAGCGGTGACCAGACCCCGTGGTACGTCCTGGGTCGCTGGGCATCCGGCGACACCGACATCAAGCGGACCAGCGTCGAGCGGCAGGGCGATCCCTGGTCGACGATCTGGACCGACACCTTCAGCATCGACGACGCCACCGCCGGGGTGCTGCTGCGGTCGTACCAGCTCAAGCTGACCCTCTACCGCGCACCCGGGCAGAGCGCCGCCCCGGTGGTCCGGATGCTGGGCGCGATGAGCTCCACCGTGCCGGACCGGTTCACCGTGCCGCCGAGCGCCGGGCACATCGCCTGGGGCCGGGAGCTGCCGGTGCCGCGCTACTCGCAGAACGTGCACGCCGGGCACTACCCCGAGTACGACGGCGGCGGCGAGGCGTGGTGCTCACCCACCTCCACGGAGATGGTGGTCGAGTACTGGGGCCGCAAACCGTCAGCGGCCGACACCTCCTGGGTGGACCCGACCTATCCCGACCCGACGGTCAACCACGCGGCCCGGATGACCTACGACTACGCGTACGACGGCGCCGGCAACTGGCCGTTCAACACCGCGTACGCGGCCAGCTTTCCCGGGCTGGAGGGTCGGGTGACCCGACTGCACTCGCTGGACGAACTGGAGCGTTTCATCGCCGCCGGCATCCCCGTGGTCACCAGTCAATCCTTCCTCGCCAGCGAGTTGGACGGCGCGAACTACGGCACCTCCGGGCACCTCTTCGTGGTGGTCGGCTTCACCGCCGACGGCGACGTGATCGTCAACGACCCCGCCTCGTCCAGCAACGACGTGGTGCGCAACGTCTACAAGCGCGCGCAGTTCGAACAGATCTGGCTGCGGACCAAGCGCACCAACGCCAGCGGGGGCACCTCCGGCGGCTCCGGCGGCATCGCGTACCTGATCAAGCCGCTCTCCAAGCCCTGGCCCAAGGTCCAAGGCTCCACCAACTGGTAA
- a CDS encoding ABC transporter substrate-binding protein gives MNRRTPRLFAATLAVAALALGACAEKTDDKPAAGTAAANYPVTVGSLTLDKRPEKIVVLSPTATEMLFAIGAGPQVTAVDDQSNYPADAPKTDLSAYQPNAEAIAGKNPDLVVLSDDRNKVVDQLTKLKIPVYQTPAAVTLDDSYRQITELGTLTGHADQATDVVTRMKDDIAKLVKNLPQRAEKLTYFHELGPELYSATSKTFIGSLYSQVGLTNIADPADADGKNGGYPQLSQEFIVKADPDFVFLADSKCCQQNADAVKARSGWAGLTAVKNNQVVALDDDIASRWGPRVVDLLRVIIDAVAKVPA, from the coding sequence ATGAACAGACGTACCCCTCGGCTCTTCGCCGCGACCCTCGCGGTCGCCGCGCTCGCCCTCGGCGCCTGCGCCGAGAAGACCGACGACAAGCCGGCCGCCGGTACTGCGGCCGCCAACTACCCGGTCACGGTGGGCTCGCTCACCCTCGACAAGCGTCCCGAGAAGATCGTTGTGCTGTCGCCAACCGCCACCGAGATGCTCTTCGCGATCGGTGCCGGCCCGCAGGTGACCGCCGTCGACGACCAGTCGAACTACCCGGCCGACGCGCCCAAGACCGACCTCTCCGCGTACCAGCCGAACGCCGAGGCGATCGCCGGTAAGAACCCCGACCTGGTGGTGCTCTCCGACGACCGCAACAAGGTCGTCGACCAGCTCACCAAGCTGAAGATCCCGGTGTACCAGACCCCGGCGGCGGTCACGCTCGACGACTCGTACCGGCAGATCACCGAGCTGGGCACGCTGACCGGGCACGCCGACCAGGCCACCGACGTGGTGACCCGGATGAAGGACGACATCGCCAAGCTGGTCAAGAACCTGCCGCAGCGCGCCGAGAAGCTCACCTACTTCCACGAGCTGGGCCCGGAGCTGTACAGCGCCACCAGCAAGACCTTCATCGGCTCGCTCTACAGCCAGGTCGGGCTGACCAACATCGCCGACCCGGCGGACGCGGACGGCAAGAACGGCGGCTACCCGCAGCTGTCCCAGGAGTTCATCGTCAAGGCCGACCCGGACTTCGTCTTCCTGGCCGACTCCAAGTGCTGCCAGCAGAACGCCGACGCGGTCAAGGCCCGCAGCGGCTGGGCCGGGCTCACCGCGGTCAAGAACAACCAGGTGGTCGCGCTGGACGACGACATCGCCTCCCGCTGGGGCCCGCGCGTCGTCGACCTTCTCCGGGTCATCATCGACGCGGTCGCCAAGGTGCCCGCGTGA
- a CDS encoding C40 family peptidase yields MTYSGPGRRQRRRSPVISPVLRPKLWAALLGAIAAAVLATPAYAEPGLPTTVPDTGDRPPAIGAVQLPGGPPVAGVPAPPVGTIGTGPLAAQIYAGEAQVGTLGEALLKIKQKQSDAKAQVESAGKVLASAQDALLRAQQKADVAAADAVKAAAALPPGDVAQDIRELSRLQQITRGEKVDGGTTGVAGGLSRARAGEQQAYQKHTEAKNLLAAADAEFTTGEAALRTAEASLLKLRRDNSAQLIEIERQQEAAEQQYGTGYVANQSISGMAAHPRALAAVRYALAQLGDPYKWSEEGPDQFDCSGLMWAAYRSRGADYFDLPRVARDQYAATRSRTVPQSALLPGDLLFFASGSSWTTIHHVGMYIGNGKMVQAPTTGDVVKISVVRWTRLYAATRVIGAVPAPIVSVPTPPVSTPTPTPTPTKSATPTPTPTKSATPTPTPTGSATPTPTPTPTKSATPTPTPTPTKTTTPSSTPTTLPSAPTSAPNSTSPPTTPKATTSATGGGSPSGSASTAG; encoded by the coding sequence ATGACCTACAGCGGGCCTGGTCGACGGCAGCGACGACGGAGCCCGGTGATCTCGCCGGTGCTGCGTCCGAAGCTCTGGGCCGCCCTGCTCGGCGCGATCGCCGCCGCTGTGCTGGCCACCCCCGCGTACGCCGAGCCTGGACTGCCCACGACGGTGCCGGACACCGGTGACCGACCGCCAGCGATCGGCGCGGTCCAACTGCCCGGCGGCCCACCCGTCGCCGGCGTCCCGGCACCGCCGGTGGGCACCATCGGCACCGGTCCGCTGGCCGCACAGATCTATGCCGGCGAAGCCCAGGTCGGCACACTCGGCGAAGCGCTCCTGAAGATCAAACAGAAGCAGTCCGACGCGAAAGCCCAGGTGGAATCCGCCGGCAAGGTGCTCGCGAGCGCGCAGGACGCCCTGCTCCGGGCCCAGCAGAAGGCCGACGTGGCCGCGGCCGACGCCGTCAAGGCAGCCGCCGCGCTGCCGCCCGGCGACGTCGCCCAGGACATCCGGGAGCTGAGCCGCCTCCAGCAGATCACCCGAGGCGAGAAGGTCGACGGCGGCACCACCGGCGTGGCCGGCGGGCTGTCCCGAGCCCGTGCCGGTGAGCAGCAGGCGTACCAGAAGCACACCGAAGCAAAGAACCTGCTCGCCGCCGCCGACGCGGAGTTCACCACGGGCGAGGCGGCGCTGCGCACCGCCGAGGCGAGCCTGCTCAAGTTGCGCCGCGACAACTCCGCCCAACTGATCGAGATCGAACGCCAGCAGGAGGCCGCCGAGCAGCAGTACGGCACCGGCTACGTCGCCAACCAGAGCATCAGCGGCATGGCCGCGCACCCACGGGCACTGGCTGCGGTCCGGTACGCGCTCGCCCAGCTCGGTGACCCCTACAAGTGGTCCGAGGAGGGGCCGGACCAGTTCGACTGCTCCGGTCTGATGTGGGCGGCGTACCGGTCTCGCGGCGCCGACTACTTCGACCTGCCCCGGGTCGCCCGCGACCAGTACGCCGCCACCCGGAGCCGGACAGTGCCGCAGAGCGCGCTACTCCCCGGCGACCTGCTCTTCTTCGCCTCCGGCAGCAGTTGGACGACGATCCACCACGTCGGCATGTACATCGGCAACGGCAAGATGGTGCAGGCACCCACCACCGGCGACGTCGTCAAGATCTCGGTCGTCCGCTGGACCCGGCTGTACGCGGCGACCCGGGTGATCGGCGCGGTGCCGGCACCGATCGTCTCCGTACCGACTCCGCCGGTCTCGACGCCCACCCCGACCCCGACGCCCACGAAGTCCGCGACCCCGACGCCGACGCCGACGAAGTCCGCCACCCCGACCCCGACGCCGACCGGCAGCGCGACGCCCACGCCGACGCCGACGCCCACGAAGTCCGCCACCCCGACGCCGACCCCGACGCCGACCAAGACCACCACCCCGAGCAGCACGCCGACCACGCTGCCCTCGGCGCCCACCAGCGCACCGAACAGCACGTCGCCGCCGACCACGCCGAAGGCAACCACGAGCGCGACGGGCGGCGGCAGCCCGTCGGGCAGCGCCAGCACCGCTGGTTGA